The Belonocnema kinseyi isolate 2016_QV_RU_SX_M_011 chromosome 10, B_treatae_v1, whole genome shotgun sequence genome has a window encoding:
- the LOC117181394 gene encoding ADP-ribosylation factor-like protein 13B: MGNCVRMTIEELSRRRCSEKTIVLLITGLDNSGKTMVLNRISGDPSHIVFPTIGFRTVSLKYKSCKIKVYDLGGGPQIRSIWKKYYSDVHGVIYVVDASDLSRLSENREVFSELITHEHVSGKPLLLLANKQDLRGAMDELDIVDKLDVEELANSMRCPTRVEICSSIYTDLKGKEENPGISEGYRWLLETILKDYNNLNNRIKKSEIPRYRKLSARSSVLSKAGSANPFKPIREFLKERNNSVAPAVQ, encoded by the exons ATGGGTAACTGTGTGCGAATGACGATCGAGGAATTAAGTCGCAGAAGATGTTCCGAAAA GACAATTGTTTTACTAATAACAGGACTTGATAATTCCGGAAAAACTATGGTTTTAAATAGAATTAGTGGTG ATCCAAGTCATATTGTTTTCCCAACAATTGGATTCCGTACAGTGTCTCTGAAAtacaaatcttgtaaaataaaagtaTACGATCTTGGAGGAGGTCCACAAATCCGAtcgatttggaaaaaatattacagtgat gttCATGGGGTAATTTATGTCGTGGATGCAAGTGACTTATCACGACTTTCAGAAAATAGAGAGGTGTTCAGTGAACTTATTACTCACGAACACGTTTCTGGAAAACCATTAttact ATTAGCAAATAAACAAGATTTAAGAGGCGCGATGGACGAACTGGATATAGTAGATAAGTTAGACGTAGAAGAGTTGGCGAATTCAATGCGATGTCCAACGAGAGTAGAAATTTGTTCTAGCATTTACACGGACCTAAAAGGGAAAGAAGAAAACCCTGGAATCTCTGAAGGGTATAG GTGGTTACTGGAAACAATATTGAAAGATTATAACAATCTAAATAATCGAATAAAGAAATCCGAAATTCCAAGGTATCGGAAATTATCTGCAAGGTCTTCCGTATTATCAAAAGCAGGCTCGGCAAATCCGTTTAAGCCCATAAGAGAATTTCTCAAAGAAAGA AATAACTCCGTGGCGCCAGCAGTTCAATAA